One genomic segment of Candidatus Ozemobacteraceae bacterium includes these proteins:
- the flhF gene encoding flagellar biosynthesis protein FlhF: MMIQKFVADTYHEAHLKARMELGEDLIIIQSKTVPQKIWGGIYSREVVELTVAATRDKKEPPVVSAPVRPVPTEEITAAPVPHKPVLSSRTAAYPASSGAPQRPRADTSTTKSHHTGPQGLRRVHGIRSNQEGMAEPHSQRIEEEAQQTAKTLELLDAIIKHRNNKQPAAPTVPAPTPRAAAASAIRPPADETTDRSSLNALEQRLNELFTLIRDMKTSASQTLETQAATIPAGLMHLKRQFQNQEFPAEIIDEFIERLGKELPPLSIHNEKIVFDETAKWLKRLLHFTPHPQPTRPGPQIFALIGPTGVGKTTTIAKLAATYALNMKDRKSVALFTLDTYRIGGTQQLDQYANLIDATMEVLYEPDDVLPALERHQDKDIILVDTAGRCPKDAVELGNLRNFINLFGAIRTYLVLSATTKYSDMHDTVRRFQQVGFDELIFTKVDETDTIGPLVSLLYRTALPLAYLTDGQDVPDNFMPASAEYFVSRFAGTC, from the coding sequence ATGATGATCCAGAAATTCGTCGCCGACACGTATCACGAGGCGCACCTGAAGGCCCGCATGGAGCTGGGTGAAGATCTGATCATCATCCAGAGCAAGACGGTTCCCCAGAAAATATGGGGAGGTATTTATTCCCGGGAAGTAGTCGAACTGACCGTCGCCGCAACGCGGGACAAAAAAGAGCCTCCCGTTGTCTCCGCCCCAGTACGGCCGGTCCCCACAGAGGAAATCACCGCCGCTCCGGTGCCCCACAAGCCCGTGCTGTCGTCCCGAACGGCTGCCTATCCGGCATCCTCCGGCGCGCCCCAGCGACCGCGGGCGGATACGAGCACGACAAAGTCACATCATACCGGCCCACAGGGACTTCGCCGTGTGCACGGAATCCGCTCGAATCAGGAAGGCATGGCCGAGCCGCATTCCCAGCGCATCGAAGAGGAAGCCCAGCAGACGGCGAAGACCCTCGAACTCCTCGACGCCATCATCAAGCATCGCAACAACAAACAGCCAGCCGCCCCCACCGTGCCGGCGCCGACGCCCCGAGCGGCCGCGGCCTCCGCGATCCGGCCACCGGCCGACGAAACCACGGACAGGTCTTCGCTGAACGCACTCGAGCAGAGGCTCAACGAGTTGTTCACCCTCATCCGCGACATGAAAACCTCCGCCAGTCAGACCCTCGAGACGCAGGCCGCGACGATTCCCGCCGGGCTGATGCACCTGAAGCGCCAGTTCCAGAACCAGGAGTTCCCGGCCGAGATCATCGACGAATTCATCGAGAGACTGGGCAAGGAATTGCCGCCGTTGTCCATCCACAACGAAAAAATCGTTTTCGACGAGACCGCGAAATGGTTGAAACGGCTTCTTCATTTCACGCCGCATCCGCAGCCGACGCGCCCCGGTCCCCAGATCTTCGCCCTCATCGGGCCGACCGGCGTCGGAAAGACCACCACGATCGCCAAGCTGGCGGCGACGTACGCCCTGAACATGAAAGACCGGAAATCCGTTGCACTGTTCACGCTCGACACCTACCGCATCGGAGGCACGCAACAACTCGATCAGTATGCGAATCTGATCGACGCCACCATGGAAGTGCTCTACGAACCGGACGACGTTCTTCCCGCCCTCGAGCGCCATCAGGACAAGGACATCATTCTCGTCGACACGGCGGGACGGTGCCCGAAAGACGCCGTCGAGCTCGGGAATCTGAGAAACTTCATCAATCTTTTCGGAGCCATCAGGACCTACCTGGTTCTCTCCGCGACGACGAAGTATTCGGATATGCACGACACCGTCCGGAGATTCCAGCAGGTCGGATTCGACGAACTGATCTTCACCAAGGTCGACGAAACAGACACGATCGGACCTCTCGTTTCCCTCCTGTATCGGACGGCGCTTCCGCTCGCCTACCTGACCGACGGCCAGGACGTTCCCGACAATTTCATGCCTGCGTCGGCGGAGTATTTCGTCTCGAGGTTTGCGGGAACCTGCTGA
- a CDS encoding MinD/ParA family protein, whose protein sequence is MSDSVKKPIESIIAETKRQIQPYVFKRLESRRPRQAGRKIARTITIASGKGGVGKTNIVANLAICLAQAGRRVIILDADLGLANIDVVFGIRPKHNLTDVVTGDLTLDQIMIPGPRGIQIIAGGSGISELAHLPPDRAKRLFEQLRFLEDKADYLLIDTGAGIGQNVISFCLAADQIFVVTTPEPTALADAYGIIKVISQSRPEANLSVLVNRVADDQEGAFVHDRLSKVADEFLRFPVKNLGCIPQDSQMYLAVRQQTPLLLFSPMSPAAQRIRQLVTEVFHETYEEEQTGEGMEGFLTRLAKFFNGGVRA, encoded by the coding sequence ATGAGCGATTCAGTGAAAAAACCGATCGAGAGCATAATCGCCGAAACGAAGCGGCAGATCCAGCCGTATGTCTTCAAGCGACTCGAGTCGCGCCGGCCCCGGCAGGCGGGCAGAAAAATAGCGAGAACGATAACCATCGCCAGCGGCAAGGGCGGCGTGGGAAAAACGAACATCGTCGCCAACCTGGCCATCTGCCTGGCTCAGGCGGGCCGTCGCGTCATCATCCTCGACGCCGATCTGGGACTGGCCAATATCGACGTGGTGTTCGGCATCCGGCCGAAGCACAATCTCACCGACGTGGTAACCGGCGATCTGACCCTTGACCAGATCATGATTCCCGGCCCCCGCGGCATCCAGATCATCGCCGGCGGCTCGGGCATCAGCGAACTCGCGCATCTCCCGCCCGACCGCGCGAAGCGGCTGTTCGAACAACTGCGCTTCCTCGAGGACAAGGCGGACTACCTGCTGATCGACACCGGCGCGGGCATCGGCCAGAACGTGATCTCGTTCTGCCTTGCGGCCGACCAGATCTTCGTCGTCACGACCCCCGAGCCGACCGCCCTCGCCGACGCCTACGGCATCATCAAGGTCATCAGCCAGTCGCGCCCCGAGGCGAACCTCTCGGTGCTCGTCAACCGCGTCGCCGACGACCAGGAGGGCGCGTTCGTCCACGACCGCCTTTCGAAAGTCGCCGATGAGTTTCTTCGGTTTCCCGTGAAGAATCTCGGGTGTATCCCCCAGGATTCGCAAATGTATCTTGCGGTCCGCCAGCAGACCCCCCTGCTGCTGTTTTCGCCGATGTCTCCGGCCGCCCAGCGCATCCGCCAGCTCGTCACGGAAGTGTTCCATGAAACGTATGAAGAGGAACAGACCGGCGAGGGCATGGAAGGATTCCTGACGAGGCTCGCCAAATTCTTCAACGGGGGCGTGCGGGCATGA
- the flhA gene encoding flagellar biosynthesis protein FlhA yields the protein MADKKPNRLLDNIAMVEVLKNRDVLFAIGLVSVIIMMFVPLPAFVLDVMLALNIALALIILLVSVYTKDALEFSVFPSLLLLATVFRLGLNVSTTRLILMGEGAKISIVKSFGTFVVGGNYVVGAVIFSIIVVFLFVVVTKGSERVAEVAARFTLDAMPGKQMSIDADLNAGIIDNDEARRRRRNIEREADFYGAMDGASKFVKGDAIAGIIIIIINVIGGFVIGVLMRGESLMDALQTYTLFTVGDGLVTQIPSFLIATASGLVVTRASSESNLGVELTQQLVSNPKVLGVASIMMGFLGLIPGLPKASFIFLSAVFGAIAWITHTVSEEEIQQKADDEKKEAAATPTKPEDVSSLLSIDQLELEIGYNLIPLVDSNQGGDLLNRITLIRRQIAIDLGLVVPPIRIRDNIQLPPSVYVIKIKGVEVDRYEIIPDQLLAMNAGTVTSPLTGIEVVEPAFGLPAIWISQSGRERAEMAGYTVVDPSTVIATHLTEVIRKNAHDILGRQELQSLLESVKASYPLIVDDVIPKVVTHSLLLKVLQNLLREGVSIRNMVTILESLADCEGIREADSLTEIVRQGLSRHICKSLVDQAGMLNVISLDPRLEQLLTQSLQKVEGSVQLALDPKIATNLLGKIKERIEEVMQEGRSPILLCSAALRLCLKRFTERMAPRLTILSYNEIPTTIQLQSTGLISLN from the coding sequence ATGGCCGACAAGAAGCCCAACAGGCTGCTGGACAACATCGCGATGGTGGAAGTGCTGAAGAATCGCGACGTCCTGTTTGCCATCGGCCTCGTATCGGTCATCATCATGATGTTCGTTCCCCTGCCGGCGTTCGTCCTCGACGTGATGCTGGCCCTGAACATCGCGCTCGCGCTCATCATTCTCCTGGTGTCCGTCTATACGAAGGATGCCCTCGAGTTCTCGGTCTTCCCGAGTCTTCTCCTACTTGCGACCGTGTTCAGGCTGGGCCTGAACGTGAGCACGACCCGCCTGATCCTGATGGGGGAAGGGGCGAAAATCAGCATCGTCAAATCCTTCGGCACCTTCGTCGTGGGCGGCAATTACGTCGTGGGCGCGGTCATCTTCTCGATCATCGTCGTCTTCCTGTTCGTCGTCGTGACGAAGGGCTCGGAACGCGTCGCGGAAGTCGCGGCCCGCTTCACCCTCGATGCGATGCCAGGCAAGCAAATGTCGATCGACGCCGACCTGAACGCGGGAATCATCGACAACGACGAGGCGCGCCGCCGCAGGCGGAACATCGAACGGGAAGCGGACTTCTACGGGGCGATGGACGGCGCCAGCAAGTTCGTCAAGGGCGACGCGATCGCGGGCATCATCATCATCATCATCAACGTCATCGGCGGCTTCGTCATCGGCGTGCTGATGCGCGGTGAGTCCCTGATGGACGCGCTCCAGACCTACACGCTCTTCACCGTCGGCGACGGGCTCGTCACGCAGATTCCCTCATTTCTGATCGCGACGGCATCAGGTCTCGTCGTCACCCGGGCAAGCTCCGAATCGAATCTCGGCGTCGAACTCACCCAGCAACTCGTCTCGAATCCGAAGGTCCTCGGCGTTGCCTCCATCATGATGGGCTTTCTCGGCCTCATCCCCGGACTTCCCAAGGCGAGCTTCATTTTCCTCAGCGCCGTGTTCGGCGCCATCGCCTGGATCACGCACACCGTCTCCGAGGAGGAAATCCAGCAGAAGGCCGACGACGAGAAGAAAGAAGCCGCCGCGACGCCGACCAAGCCCGAGGACGTTTCGTCCCTCCTCTCGATCGACCAGCTCGAGCTCGAAATCGGCTACAACCTGATCCCGCTCGTCGACTCGAACCAGGGCGGGGACCTGCTGAATCGCATCACGCTGATCCGCCGGCAGATCGCGATCGACCTCGGCCTCGTGGTTCCACCCATTCGCATACGCGACAATATACAATTACCGCCGTCGGTGTATGTGATCAAGATCAAGGGCGTCGAAGTCGACCGCTACGAGATCATTCCCGACCAACTCCTGGCGATGAACGCCGGGACGGTCACTTCGCCTCTCACGGGCATCGAAGTCGTCGAGCCGGCCTTCGGCCTGCCGGCGATCTGGATTTCCCAGTCGGGGCGCGAGCGAGCCGAGATGGCCGGCTACACGGTCGTCGATCCGTCGACGGTCATCGCGACGCATCTCACCGAAGTCATCCGGAAAAACGCCCACGATATCCTCGGCCGCCAGGAACTCCAGTCGCTGCTCGAATCGGTCAAAGCCTCGTATCCGCTCATCGTGGACGACGTCATTCCCAAAGTCGTCACCCATTCCCTGCTGCTGAAAGTGCTTCAGAACCTGCTCCGCGAAGGGGTCTCGATCAGGAACATGGTGACGATTCTCGAGTCGCTCGCCGACTGCGAGGGGATCCGGGAGGCCGATTCCCTCACCGAGATCGTCCGTCAAGGGCTTTCCCGGCATATCTGCAAGAGCCTCGTCGACCAGGCCGGCATGCTGAACGTCATCTCCCTCGATCCGAGGCTGGAGCAGCTGCTGACGCAGTCCCTGCAGAAGGTCGAAGGCTCCGTCCAACTGGCTCTCGACCCGAAGATCGCCACGAACCTTCTCGGGAAGATCAAGGAACGGATCGAGGAAGTGATGCAGGAAGGCCGCTCGCCGATCCTGCTTTGCAGCGCCGCCCTCCGCCTCTGCCTCAAGCGGTTCACCGAGCGGATGGCGCCGCGGCTGACGATCCTCTCCTACAATGAAATACCAACGACAATACAATTACAGTCCACGGGACTCATCTCCCTCAACTGA